A stretch of DNA from Leptospira barantonii:
TAATAAAACGCCCATACAAGGAACGGTTTCAAAGAACGACTGCGCCGAGCGCCGCCGAGGCAGTTTCATAATCTTTTTTCAAAAAAAGAGCGGTTCTAAAATTAAAAAATTCTAAGAAGAGGAAATGCGAAAATATAAAAGCGAGCGAACCGCGGCGGTCTAAACCAACTTCAAAAAAACGGCCACGGCGTGTTTAACGTCTTCTCGGCCATCTTTTTCAAACAAGGGAGAAGGATTTCCTTTCCAAGAATTCGCCGTCCGAATCGAAGAATCAAAACGAAACGAAAACAAATCCTCGTTGGAAATATGAGCGGATGGAATTTCTTCCCTTAAACTGTTATGAAGATACGGAACTTCCGGAAAGTCGCCCCGATCCGTGTAAAGGACGAGAGTTTTCGAATAAACGGCTTCACTCAAAATACCGTAACCCGGTTTTGTAATCACAAAATCGCAGGCGGTCAAAAGATCGGGATAGTGAACATTAGAAAGTTTTAAAATACCGTTTCTTTGTTTTTTGGGAATCTGCATCAGATCGAAATCAGTTCCCGAAAGAACGATCGTATAACGATCCGAATCGAATTCTTCCCAATGAAAGTGAGAGGTTTCCACCCCGTAAGCGCCGAAAGAAAATAGAAGATGAACCTTTTCATCCGAAAAGCCGAAGTGATCTTTCGCGGCCTTTTTACTCAGATGAGGTCTTCGACCGACCAGGCCGATTTGTTTTTGTTCCGCGAGAGAATGCGCGGGACAAGCAAAAGGAAGAATCAACCCGAACGTCGCGTGATAGTATTCTTCGAACAAAGTCCTTGAAGCCTGTTCGAACACGGAAGATTCCTTAATATAACCGGAATAAATGAAATCCCAGGTGAAATTGCCCACAAAAAGGGAAGGGACCTTGATCTTATCCGCGACCATAAACGGAAGAGAGGCCGAATCGGAAATGATCAGATCGGTTTCAAAATCTAGGCAGGATTCAATTTCTGAAATTTGAATATACGATTTTTCTAAATTAAATTTTTCCAGGTTTTCTTCGGTGGCGCGAATATCGATCGACAACGAATCCCTTTGGACCATACCCACGTCCACGACCTTTTTGCGTATGTGGAGACGTTTTACGTTCTTGGAATCGTCTTCACCGAGGGATAGAGTGGATAAGAATTCTTCCCGAACCGTGACAAGATCGACTTCCAAATCGGGAAAACTACGTAGCAGATAAAGAATGATCTCCATCGATCGACTGATATGACCGAATCCGTGACCGCTGACGTAATACGTGATTTTCATTTCTGAATCGAGCCGTGCCCTTGACGAATCACTTCATACATGACGATTCCCGCCGACATAGCGAGATTCAAAGAATCGGCTTCTCCAAACATCGGAAGGGATAGGTATTCGTCGGAATGACTTCTCGCGTAGGGTGAAAGGCCGTATTGTTCCGAGCCAAACACCAACGCGATTTTACCTTTTAGGTCGCCGTCGAAATAAAGTTTTTTAGCCTCCGGTGTTACGGCTAACGTTCTATAATTGTTTTTCTTGAGAATGTCGTAGATAGCGGCGGTTTCCCCGAGATACACGTCGAGAGTGAACAACGCACCGGTGGACGCTCTGATCACGTTCGGATTGAATAGATCCAAACGCGGATCGGCAACGAGAACGGTGTGAAAACCGGCGCCTTCGGAGGTTCGAAGAATCGTTCCCAGGTTTCCCGGTTTTTCCACACCCTCGATCATAAGAATCGGTTTAGAATTTTTGAATGTAGTGGATTCTTTTTGAAAAGTGTCCAAGTCGGTCGCAAAAAATTGTGCGGTCGCTATCAAACCGTCCGGTCGATCCCGATAAGAAATCTTTTCGAAAACTTTTTTCGGAACGCGAATGTTCTTCGCCCCGATGGAACGAATGAGAGAAAATTCGTTCTCTCCCAAAAAACATTCGGGAGAATAAAGCAGATTCTGAAACCGAACCTTGCCGGACTTTTGCGCCCTTAGAATTTCACGATAACCCTCTATAAAAAAAAGTCCCGAGGATTCCCTGTGTTTTTTTTCCTTAAGGTTGGAAATGTTCTTCAACTTCTCGTTCGAGAAGCTGGTGATTTCCAAAAACGCAATGTCCTTTTCCTCGTTCAAAGCGAAAGTCTCTCCGATACATAGATACAGTTCGATCCTGCGGGGTAAAGTCTTCCGCTTTCTTCGGGAATGGAAAGTTCTCCCAAATGAAAACGTCCTTTGTTGCGGATTCTTCCTTCCAAAATTCTTTGCAGAGCCAAAGGGCTGAATCCGGTGGAATGACAGGTCAAAACGATAAAGTCGGGTTTGTTGTCGCAGAGTTGCATCAATAGATCCATCAGTTCCGGAAGATCCTTTTCTATCTTGAAAACTTCTCCGCTGGCTCCTCTTCCGAATGTTGGCGGATCGAGAATAAAACCTCGATAGTCTTTTCCTCGTTTGATTTCGCGTTTTAAAAATTTCAAAACGTCCTCGACCATCCATCGAACTTTCTTGTCCGCGAGTCCCGATGCGGTTGCGTTGTCCCGGGCCCAGTCTACCATTCCTTTGGAGGAATCCAAATGACAAGCGGAGGCTCCGCCGTCCAAAACGGCGAGTGTGGAAATTCCGGAATAGGCGAAAAGATTCAAAACCTCTTCCTCTTTTTTGAGCCCGGAGGAAAGTTTCTGGATTTTTTTCCAATTCTCAAGTTGTTCCGCGAAAATCCCGAGATGGCCGAACGGAGTAAACTTGATTTTAATAGAATATTCTAATATTTGAATATAAAATTCTTCGTCCACTTTTTTGTTCCAAGTCCAGGCGCCTCCACCTTTGTCGGAGCGGACGTATTCTCCATGGACGTTTTTCCAGAGATTCGGTTTTGTGGCGGGCCAAGCGGAAACGGGGGATGGACGTATGATTGTATAAGGTCCGATTTGTTCGAGTTTTCGAAAGTCCCCGGAGTCGATCAATACGTAAGATCCGTCGAGACTCGGGGCTTCAGTTTTTTTTACAGTTTTCATAGATATGTACCTTAAAATAATTTCCTTCGGGAAAATTCTTTCTCACGGGATGATCGGCTTCCGGTTTCAAACTCGTAAAATATTCGAAGGTGATTCCCTTCGTTTTTAGAATATTCTTTGCAAGCGTTTCCAATTCTTCGGAAGCGATTCTTCCCGAACAAGAACAAAGAATGATCGTTCCCGATTCTTTCAACGATTCGAGTGCGTTTGCGAACAGATATGAATAGGATTTGAGTGCGTTCTTTTTGGATTTCGCATCCGGAGTAAGATTCGGCGGATCGATTACGATCAGTCCGAACGTTTTGTCTTTAAGGACCTCTTCCAATTCTTGAAAGAGATTCTTTTGAACGAATCTATGTTTGCATTTTGTTTCGTCTTTTCGAATGCTCAGTACTCTTTGAAAAGAATCGAGAACTTCCTTCGATCCGTCGACGGATAAAACCGAATTTGCGCCGGCCTCATCCATACAAATCGAGGTCAGCCCCGTATGTGAAAATAAATGAAGACAATCTCGGCCGGCGCTCAGCTCCTTTTTTTCCAATAGAAATCTACGAAGATTCCTCAGGTCCAAAAAGATTCCTCCCTTTTGTCCGGGGAGTTCCACGGGAAATCGGATCTTTCCGAGTCGGATCGTCTCTCTGATTTTTACCGCCGAACGGTTCGGTGTGTTCGAAGGGGGCTCCGTCTGCGTTGTATGTTCCGTCCGCTCGCTTCGCTCGCGGCCGCCAGACTGAATTTCCCCTCTCCAAAGCCGCACGCCGCGTAGGCCGTTCGTATCGTTTTCCGCGACCTTATCTTCTCCGGTTTTT
This window harbors:
- a CDS encoding sugar kinase — translated: MKITYYVSGHGFGHISRSMEIILYLLRSFPDLEVDLVTVREEFLSTLSLGEDDSKNVKRLHIRKKVVDVGMVQRDSLSIDIRATEENLEKFNLEKSYIQISEIESCLDFETDLIISDSASLPFMVADKIKVPSLFVGNFTWDFIYSGYIKESSVFEQASRTLFEEYYHATFGLILPFACPAHSLAEQKQIGLVGRRPHLSKKAAKDHFGFSDEKVHLLFSFGAYGVETSHFHWEEFDSDRYTIVLSGTDFDLMQIPKKQRNGILKLSNVHYPDLLTACDFVITKPGYGILSEAVYSKTLVLYTDRGDFPEVPYLHNSLREEIPSAHISNEDLFSFRFDSSIRTANSWKGNPSPLFEKDGREDVKHAVAVFLKLV
- a CDS encoding TrmH family RNA methyltransferase, with the translated sequence MYLCIGETFALNEEKDIAFLEITSFSNEKLKNISNLKEKKHRESSGLFFIEGYREILRAQKSGKVRFQNLLYSPECFLGENEFSLIRSIGAKNIRVPKKVFEKISYRDRPDGLIATAQFFATDLDTFQKESTTFKNSKPILMIEGVEKPGNLGTILRTSEGAGFHTVLVADPRLDLFNPNVIRASTGALFTLDVYLGETAAIYDILKKNNYRTLAVTPEAKKLYFDGDLKGKIALVFGSEQYGLSPYARSHSDEYLSLPMFGEADSLNLAMSAGIVMYEVIRQGHGSIQK
- a CDS encoding class I SAM-dependent methyltransferase, whose translation is MKTVKKTEAPSLDGSYVLIDSGDFRKLEQIGPYTIIRPSPVSAWPATKPNLWKNVHGEYVRSDKGGGAWTWNKKVDEEFYIQILEYSIKIKFTPFGHLGIFAEQLENWKKIQKLSSGLKKEEEVLNLFAYSGISTLAVLDGGASACHLDSSKGMVDWARDNATASGLADKKVRWMVEDVLKFLKREIKRGKDYRGFILDPPTFGRGASGEVFKIEKDLPELMDLLMQLCDNKPDFIVLTCHSTGFSPLALQRILEGRIRNKGRFHLGELSIPEESGRLYPAGSNCIYVSERLSL